A window from Salvia miltiorrhiza cultivar Shanhuang (shh) chromosome 2, IMPLAD_Smil_shh, whole genome shotgun sequence encodes these proteins:
- the LOC131008096 gene encoding uncharacterized protein LOC131008096, whose product MAKTKGGAGSGSTQPPKKKSTKPPPPKRTTRRTASEETSTKITEDPLLNIQPEDRGRAEVLQQEEQEVARTAAESKQPEEGEPELTLPVKKSKKAQTGKATPARSIVAPPPVQTQPQPQIPETSMQEGRTTSEDTEEEEQEKGGEEKVDEEEADEVEEVEAVQEKEVEVPTP is encoded by the coding sequence ATGGCAAAAACCAAAGGAGGAGCAGGCTCCGGAAGCACCCAACCACCGAAGAAGAAAAGCACCAAACCTCCACCTCCAAAGCGTACCACGAGGCGAACCGCTTCGGAGGAGACCTCCACCAAAATTACCGAAGACCCTTTGCTGAATATCCAGCCCGAGGACAGAGGGCGTGCCGAAGTCCTTCAACAAGAGGAACAGGAAGTAGCAAGAACAGCCGCCGAGTCAAAACAACCGGAAGAAGgggagcccgagctcacccTTCCTGTGAAGAAGTCAAAGAAGGCCCAGACGGGCAAGGCAACTCCGGCGCGATCCATTGTCGCACCACCACCTGTTCAAACCCAACCTCAACCGCAAATTCCAGAAACCTCCATGCAGGAGGGGAGAACAACTTCCGAGGAtacggaagaagaagaacaggaGAAAGGGGGAGAAGAGAAGGTGGACGAGGAGGAGGCTGATGAAGTAGAGGAAGTTGAGGCCGTTCAGGAGAAGGAGGTAGAGGTCCCGACACCATAG